The proteins below are encoded in one region of Penaeus chinensis breed Huanghai No. 1 chromosome 25, ASM1920278v2, whole genome shotgun sequence:
- the LOC125038486 gene encoding spore coat protein SP85-like has product MRQAKRSIPSSTPSSPPTSPPTSPPTSPPTSPPTSPPTSPPTSPPTSPPTSPPTSPPTSPPTSPPTSPPTSPPTSPPTSPPTFPQTSLLFSPIRKPLFLSPRQPTTLQKLSKTFKTVES; this is encoded by the coding sequence ATGAGACAAGCTAAACGCTCCATCCCATcttctaccccatcctctccACCAACCTCTCCACCAACCTCTCCACCAACCTCTCCACCAACCTCTCCACCAACCTCTCCACCAACCTCTCCACCAACCTCTCCACCAACCTCTCCACCAACCTCTCCACCAACCTCTCCACCAACCTCTCCACCAACCTCTCCACCAACCTCTCCACCAACCTCTCCACCAACCTCTCCACCAACCTCTCCTCCAACCTTTCCTcaaacctctctcctcttctcccccataaggaaacctttgtttctcagcccTCGCCAACCGACTACACTGcagaaactctcgaagacattTAAAACTGTCgaatcatga
- the LOC125038552 gene encoding LOW QUALITY PROTEIN: CCR4-NOT transcription complex subunit 9-like (The sequence of the model RefSeq protein was modified relative to this genomic sequence to represent the inferred CDS: deleted 1 base in 1 codon), whose product MNPLGNTQGATPGQRFLGTGSGITSAERDKIYQWIIELANPDTRENALLELSKKRESVPDLAPLLWNSFGTIAALLQEIINIYPAINPATLTAHQSNRVCNALALLQCVASHPETRSQFLAAHIPLYLYPFLQTVSKTRPFEYLRLTSLGVIGALVKTDEQEVINFLLTTEIIPLCLRIMESGSELSKTVATFILQKILLDETGLNYICQTYERFSHVAMILGKMVIALAKEQSARLLKHVIRCYLRLSDNPRAREALRQCLPDQLKDQTFGACLKDDKSTKHWLQQLLANLESTAAADHRITLPPLAAQ is encoded by the exons ATGAATCCCTTGGGAAATACTCAG GGAGCAACTCCAGGTCAGAGATTTCTAGGGACAGGCAGTGGGATAACAAGCGCTGAGAGAGACAAGATTTATCAGTGGATCATCGAGCTTGCCAATCCCGACACACGAGAAAATGCCCTGCTCGAACTCAG TAAGAAACGCGAGTCAGTCCCCGAC TTGGCACCGCTGCTGTGGAACTCCTTCGGCACCATTGCAGCTCTGCTCCAGGAGATCATCAATATTTATCCTGCCATTAACCCAGCAACACTCACTGCCCACCAGAGCAATAGAGTCTGCAATGCCCTGGCTCTCCTGCAG TGCGTAGCCTCACACCCTGAGACGCGATCGCAGTTTCTCGCCGCTCACATTCCACTGTACCTGTATCCGTTCCTGCAAACTGTCAGCAAAACACGGCCGTTTGAATACCTCCGTCTCACGTCCCTCGGTGTAATTGGTGCTCTCGTGAAG ACCGATGAGCAAGAGGTCATCAACTTCCTGCTCACGACAGAAATCATTCCGCTCTGCCTTAGGATCATGGAGTCGGGGTCTGAGCTGAGCAAAACCGTTGCCACTTTCATCCTGCAAAAGATCCTGCTTGATGAGACTGGCCTAAACTACATATGCCAG ACTTATGAGAGATTCTCTCATGTTGCAATGATCTTGGGCAAAATGGTCATTGCCTTGGCAAAGGAACAATCTGCTCGTCTTCTAAAACATGTGATCCGTTGCTATTTGAGACTCTCGGATAATCCAAG AGCCAGAGAAGCTTTACGACAGTGCCTGCCTGACCAGTTGAAGGACCAGACCTTTGGTGCCTGCTTAAAGGATGACAAGTCAACCAAGCATTGGCTCCAGCAGCTCTTGGCAAATCTGGAATCTACTGCCGCTGCAGATCATCGAATTACGCTTCCCCCTCTTGCTGCCCAGTGA